ATGAGGGAATATTCCCCCATGGCTGGAAGAGAGCTCTATCCGCAGCTCATCGAGTTTAGTCTCCAGTCCAGATGTCCTGGTTCGTTTATTAGCACCTTTTGGACTACCACCTTTATTACCACGCTGACCAATGGTAATCTCAAGCTTAACTGCTTTTTTTCCTGTGAATAGCAGCATATACTCATACTACTTTGTTGATGAAAAATTTGTATATCTATTGCTCTTGCATTATCCTGCATCTTGTAAATGAAAAGTCTTAAAATGCACAGCCCCCTTCTCAATTAGAGGCCATTTGGAAATAGGCCCATAGAAccctctttttttccccttattttGAAGCACCCAtaagcttttaattttaatttaagtaatTTCTGTTTTGTTGAATTAGGGattcaattaaatttaacaaCTCCATTAAGTTATTGTTAAATCTACTGGCTCTACCCACTTTTCATTTGCGGATTTCATTAGTAGTTAACAACTGATAGCTAATGGAGCCATTATTTTAACAGAATCTCCAATTCAACtgatataaataatttgaatcAAAAGAAGAATAAGCTGAGGCATATCAATTGAAAAAGTTACATTTTGAAGGAGTTGATTACAATATGGCCTATTGAGGGGCCTCCAACATATTTGCCAGCCAAAAAATCATCAAAACTTGATATTCACTGTCGATTCCGACATTGTAAGCAATGTGCACACTTCAGTAATTCAAAATGTAGGCCAGAACTGATGAAGAGAAAGTGCAGTATACAAAGAAAACTCTTATCATGATTATAAAGTATAAACATTAGTACAGGATTACAGACTTTAAAAGTGAAAGAAGAATAAATTAGGATATCTCACCTTGTAATGCTTGCTTCCACAATGGCCCTAGTGTAACATAAGCGTTGGTAGCATAGGCTGTATGTTGGAATTCTTCTTTCTAAAGGGAAAATTATTCACTCAGTATGTTCTGTAATGCAAGTATGTAATATTGTAGTTACTAATCAACAAAATCAAAAGAAGATTACGACCCATCACTTGTGTTGCAGTCTGTTGTATGAAAAGCATGTGCAGATGATTGGATTTGATCataaaagacaaaataaaataaattttcctaGAACACCATGAGGAAGCAGTTCTCTTTTACCCGTGTTTCTCCTGAATTTGCGCATTATAGTAATTATTATGGAAATATTCTTTAAGGAATATTTTGAAGTCTGATGACCTCTTTTGTTAGGGGAATAGGCAGCACTATCAACTTAAACCGCTTATCAAATGACACATTTAAAAACATTTGTCCGGAAATTATCCCAACTAATCACTCCCAAGTTTTCTGGGGGACTACGGGTGAAGCAGAAATTCTTTATCAATAAGCATACCAAATTGGACAAAAGAAATttatgccatatatatatatatatatatattgtgctcTAAAATGGACAAAGTGTTATTTAATGCAAAAGTAGTTTAGCAGTATGatctttttcttctattttctgCAGAAATTATTATAAGATCCACTAATGAAAGAACAACATAATCACTCAAGCATCTATCAATAGTGGAAAAGAAAACATTCACCCATGGTCCTTGAGAATCTGTGAATTGAGTATTTACCACTTACAATTGAATGCAAAAAGGATCTTAAAGCGAACAAATCTTAGCATAACAATTATGAGTTAAACATATATTCTAAATagacaaaaatcaaaataggtGAAATAGCGGTACTGAACTTGAGAGAAAGCATAATGTGTAATTAGGTTATAGAAAAACCAGTTTATCACTTCATCAACTATTTTTCAGTTAACTATTAACAACATAAGCAGATCATCTTACCAAAACACGGTCCAATATGAGTAGAATGATCAACTGTTCAACTTCCTCTTTCTTAAGATCAGAAGCTGGGGTATTTGAAGCGCCTGCTTAAGAAATTATATAGTTTCCGTCAGTGGTTGTGGGAAAAACTTTATTTATGTCGATGCACGAGCAGACCATTAACAAAGGAAGGGTTTGGTACTGACTATTACAAATATCATAAATGAAGCTTAAATAAAAGGTTGCATCCAATATATTATCAATCAATAAGCCCCTTACGCCCTCCCAGCCCAAGTTGCATGGTGACAATCATATCATTTGAAATAGATTTTATATAACATTCTGAAAATTTCACAAATTTGTGCAACAAACATCCCTCTAAGGAAATGCAAATTATTATGGTTCTTTTCTAGCAGATCCATTCAACATAATATTGCAAAAGTACCACCTAAATAGTTACATAAATGAACTTTCTTCCCTGGTTTATTTTTTCCTACTACTTTATCACTTTTACTCAGGACGACCCATCGTTAAGCAGGGCCATCAAACTTGcttttaatctttaaaaaataattagcagCTGTTATTTACTTGTACCAACTAAAACTGAAATCAATGCCAACATTATCAATCGCGTAAAATCTGTAAGtagaaatgaaaataaaaaacaatgaaCTGACAACAGAATATATAGTTGCATCAGGACATGATGGCATGATAATATTTGTAAAAACAGTTATTAAGTATAACCAACATATAAGTGTTAGGGATGCTGTAAAAAGTTACGGTTGTAATTTCAAAAATCTCAAGAAGAAGCACCTTTGCGGCCAGTAAGATATTTATGAAGGGGTTCAAAAATAGGGTAACAAGGTGTACAGTTTCACCAACTGAAGAATAGTAAAGCTTCTAAAGAATCCTCAGAATGTATACTCTCTCTTATTATATTAAGGATATTGTAAAACTTGGGGGgaaaaacatacaaaaaaaaaaggaaaaaggttaTGTGCACATAAAAGTTTCACAGTTCGGCAACATTTTATGACTACCTAGCACCTTCGTTTTGTCTGTTCTCTGATTGGCAAAAGATCCATACAGGACACAGATCAATATAATATACTTTGGATTTACCATACAGGAAATCAAATCAGATCTGCAGTATTATGGATAATGTTTGTCTGTCAAAAGTACTACCTGAAGCCTTTATCTTTGCTCTAAACCTGTCGACTAGTTGCAACATTGTTGCTCTCTGGTCATTCGATTGCATATCGTGTAACAACGAGGCGATGATTTTTGCATGATCTGAATAGAATATATGCAGTCATCAGAATATCAGAATATACTTCAGTACTATGCATAGACATTCAGTTAGTAGAGGAATATTCAATTCATGCATCTATAGAAAGAGAGAACATGGTTTAAGGAACAACAGCTAGTTGAGGTGGATATCACCAGAAAAAATATGatgtattttttgaaatatctgTAGAATGCTTCACCGTGTTCCTTGCAGACTCTTTTAATTATGCACAATTGGTTTACAAGTAGGACAAGAACCTAATCTCAAGGCTACACTTCACCACGTTCTTATTCTCCTCTgttttaaaatatgattaatGTAACTGTATCCCATGAAGTTCACAGCTCATGCCAACGGTGCCTTCTCAAATCTCAGGTGGCcaaatgaatgaattagattgTAAACTCAAGTAAATACCAACGTTCTAAAATCATGTTTGAATTTATTGCAAGTCCAACCAAAAGTAAGCGCAGGCCAAAATAAAAACTGAAAACAGAAAGAGTTACATAACTAGTACAGTCACAATGTAAGAACTTGCTGACGTGGCAagggatggaaaaaaaaaacagattcCATGAAATTCTACACATGAAATTAGTATAAACATGGCATTTTCAAGGATTACTAAAGAGGATAGCTCGAAGCCAGCTTCAACAACAGGTGCAAAACTAAAGGAAAATCAATAAGCTTGTGATATATTTCATTCAACAGGCTACTGTTATTCTTTTATGCAAAAAAACACCTCACTACTGTGATAAGTTGGAGCGCAAGtcacttagggcatgtttggttcgtacaTTTTGGAtccggaatgggaatcggtttgaccAAATCctgctaattttgtttggttcacaggAATCGGTTTGGAACTCCCATTCCGGATCGGAATGGGAATGGTCCATTAGCTTACAAATTGATTCCGGTCTCCAAGCCCAGATTGAAGTTTCAATCCCAAGCCCACACTCTCCTCTTCCTTAGGCCCAGCCCAACGTTTCTCCATCTTATCCATTCTTTCTCTCCGTATACCAATCTTTTCCCTCTTTTgtcatcattaaaaaaaacgtgatatattattttttattacaattttattcaaaaaatttatgcatttttttgtaattattgcataaaaatttttaaaataaattccttTTTTTGGCATAGCTCTAACTTGAgaatagtattaattttttttataaattttagatagttttataaaattatatttaaaagtaaaattagtattatgttattctattattttttattttgtataaacCAAACAGTAAAATAGGAATAATTCATTCCGATTTTCAATCCAGATatgaaccaaacgtcttggggaaAGAGGGCAATCCAATtgccattccaattcattctcattccattatccattccaattccactattgaaccaaacaagcccttatatCAAATGATGTTACCGCACAATGGGTTAGATAAAGGCATACTCACTCACCTAATAACCAAAAAATAATAGACAGATTTTCAGTGGGCAAAAAGGAAATATGTCAGTTGAGTTAAAGAAAATTGCTCCCAAAGCAAATAGGTGAACAGCAAATTCATGCAAGTGAATCAGTCAAGTAAAACACAATATAGTTAGGTTATCATACAAGTAGCATCCACTTCCTTAATCTCGGTTCCGTAAGCACAGTTGTCACACATCcctgaaatataaaaattaatgtttatTATAGCACATTACAAAAGTTGATCAATGTGAAGCTAGCGAAAGGACAATTTATCAACTCCTATGAATAGCAATACACAATTACCATTGCAGTCCTGCATAGCCTCCCCAAAATGCTGAAAGAAAGCACTTCGACGGCATTTTCTATTGGACTGAGATAAATGAAGTACAAACCATAGAATTATATCCATTCTTTCATCTTACAGTTATGGTAAACTAAAGACTACAAAGTTGCCAGAAAATGCTATGTAAGGAATATGTAAAGATATACATTTTACCTGACAATAACGCACAATATCATATAAATTTTGCAACCCGCAGTTCTCATAGAAGACCATTGAACTCTGCATGCGAATATATAGTATGCATGTCATTCTCAGGTTAGCAACATAGAGGGGTATACCTGATAACTTAAAATAAACAAACCTTACCTGACGTGGAATATCACCAGGTCTAAAATACAATATACATTCTGAAGGAAGTCCATCTCTCCCAGCTCGACCACTTTCCTGAAATGATAAGAATTTTACATTTTGGTACTTATCTTTCATAAAGGACTCAAAAAACAGATTAAGAGTACCTGATAGTATGTCTCCATTGACTTACTGAGGCTATGATGAATGACAAACCTGACTAAATATGAATCAGAAATTATTTAGCCAATAAATAGCTCATTCAGAGGTACATCTAAAAAGATATTACAATTCTAACAGCAAAGTAAGCAGTTAACTAAAGCATTTACATCAACAATTGCTTTGTCAGACTCCAGATAAAATATGTAGAAAATTTTGGCTAGATTGCCATTTATATGTCGAAGGGCATAAATAATAACTGGCAGATAACTATTCAGAACATAAATGATAGTCCTGTGAATCTCCATTAATAACAGATCCTCATTCTATGAAAAGTTAATAACTTAATAATTCATGAAATAGTAAGATGGAACAGATTTTCATAGAAATAACTCAACGCACCATCTGGTTTATTGATTCCCATTCCAAATGCAACCTGTCAAAATTGTTATGGgaagataaaattaatataattaaacatgaaaaggaaagaaattgaagagaaagaTTATACATACCGTACCAACAATAACCTGCAACTTGTTTTTGCTCCAGCTGTTTGATAAAGGCAGCGACATCATTAATCGAAAAGGATTTCATAGTAAACACTTGAATTGAAAGTTGCCAAAAACACAAGAAATTAACAAAGAAGCAATAAGCCAATACTAGTGATAATTTATCGGTAATGTATGAATTTACCGCAGATGAACCTTCCCACGAGCAACCACGTCCATATCTGCATGATAATAGTCTGCTGAAATTCCACGATCACGCAGTTCCTTCGCAACCTATATAATGTTAGGGGAAAAAATAGCACATTAGACTTGTTAGTTGTTACACTCCAACTAGAATgcaaggaaaataaaatccacAAGGAAGCTTCAGAAATATACTACAACATTGGAACACTGATGAACATAGATGCAGCCATGCTATTGAACAACAACGACAGACACACGCAGACACATACgcaccaccaccgccgccgccgccaccaccgtACACGCACAGGCGCGtgcacacacgcacacgcacacacaaAAAATGCAAGGAAGATAAAATCGTTAGGGACCATGGAAACACACTACAACATCTGATGATATGTAGACACAGTTGTGCTATTCAACAATAAGAACaacacacataca
This genomic window from Ananas comosus cultivar F153 linkage group 3, ASM154086v1, whole genome shotgun sequence contains:
- the LOC109707216 gene encoding mediator of RNA polymerase II transcription subunit 34 isoform X10, producing the protein MESPLLMLFFQVMGLTALGIPAYMLTSTTSKEDEKYIYKALDKGEGALTILYVTPEKISKSKRFMSKLEKCHHGGRLSLVAIDEAHCCSQWGHDFRPDYKNLGILKIQFPNIPMIALTATATYKVQTDLMEMLHIPKCVKFVSTVNRPNLFYKVLDKSSVGKVVIDEIADYIRGSCSNNESGIVYCFSRKECEQVNELLSLVAKELRDRGISADYYHADMDVVARGKVHLRWSKNKLQVIVGTVAFGMGINKPDVRFVIHHSLSKSMETYYQESGRAGRDGLPSECILYFRPGDIPRQSSMVFYENCGLQNLYDIVRYCQSNRKCRRSAFFQHFGEAMQDCNGMCDNCAYGTEIKEVDATYHAKIIASLLHDMQSNDQRATMLQLVDRFRAKIKASAGASNTPASDLKKEEVEQLIILLILDRVLKEEFQHTAYATNAYVTLGPLWKQALQGKKAVKLEITIGQRGNKGGSPKGANKRTRTSGLETKLDELRIELSSSHGGIFPHAVLSMQQINMLGHQKPTSIEELEKLIGKVKAEKYGNRIIEIIQPYVTLENPDVMEQDLRKASENGGNKRLKKKDKNLVYVESSEDE
- the LOC109707216 gene encoding mediator of RNA polymerase II transcription subunit 34 isoform X9; translated protein: MESPLLLVLCFLSFRIRMLFFQVMGLTALGIPAYMLTSTTSKEDEKYIYKALDKGEGALTILYVTPEKISKSKRFMSKLEKCHHGGRLSLVAIDEAHCCSQWGHDFRPDYKNLGILKIQFPNIPMIALTATATYKVQTDLMEMLHIPKCVKFVSTVNRPNLFYKVLDKSSVGKVVIDEIADYIRGSCSNNESGIVYCFSRKECEQVNELLSLVAKELRDRGISADYYHADMDVVARGKVHLRWSKNKLQVIVGTVAFGMGINKPDVRFVIHHSLSKSMETYYQESGRAGRDGLPSECILYFRPGDIPRQSSMVFYENCGLQNLYDIVRYCQSNRKCRRSAFFQHFGEAMQDCNGMCDNCAYGTEIKEVDATYHAKIIASLLHDMQSNDQRATMLQLVDRFRAKIKASAGASNTPASDLKKEEVEQLIILLILDRVLKEEFQHTAYATNAYVTLGPLWKQALQGKKAVKLEITIGQRGNKGGSPKGANKRTRTSGLETKLDELRIELSSSHGGIFPHAVLSMQQINMLGHQKPTSIEELEKLIGKVKAEKYGNRIIEIIQPYVTLENPDVMEQDLRKASENGGNKRLKKKDKNLVYVESSEDE